One Vespa crabro chromosome 4, iyVesCrab1.2, whole genome shotgun sequence DNA segment encodes these proteins:
- the LOC124423762 gene encoding presenilins-associated rhomboid-like protein, mitochondrial: protein MAIRTFMRLGDTTSRCVLMLPSYTVKLHIPNTYKNVRGFRRLKNSFERPESPFTRLNTENRPVQFSKLLKPFVFTITFTGATIVTTAIWEYESIRKQTYKIINHFRQFYSVKTGWRKDMEAWWRNLTDGQRMFAPICFLNVLVFLAWRVPALHSTMLKYFCANPASSASCWSMILSIFSHYSLLHLAANMYVLHSFSTGIVASLGKEQFLALYLSSGVISSFASHFYKVVFGLPGLSVGASGAIMGVLGFVCTEYPDTRLAILFLPMFTFTASMAIKVTMTLDFTGCVLGWKYFDHAAHLGGALFGIFWQAWGNANIWRKREPVLMFWHELRNPRKSQ from the exons ATGGCGATCAGAACATTTATGCGCTTGGGTGATACCACGAGCAGAtg tgTTTTGATGTTACCATCTTATACAGTTAAATTACATATACCAAAtacttataaaaatgtaagagGTTTTAGACGATTAAAGAATTCTTTTGAACGACCTGAAAGTCCTTTTACGAGACTTAATACTGAAAATAGACCTGTTCAATTTTCCAAGTTGTTAAAACCatttgtttttactattacg TTTACAGGTGCTACAATAGTTACAACAGCAATTTGGGAATATGAAAGTATTAGAAAgcaaacatataaaataattaatcattttagaCAATTTTACAGTGTT aaaacaGGATGGCGGAAGGATATGGAAGCATGGTGGAGAAATTTAACAGATGGACAAAGAATGTTCGCACCTATATGTTTTTTAAATGTTCTTGTATTTCTTGCATGGAGAGTACCCGCATTGCATAGCACAAtgctaaaatatttttgtgccAATCCTGCTTCTA gtGCATCATGTTGGTCcatgatattatcaatattttcacattattctttattacatTTAGCTGCAAACATGTATGTATTGCATAGTTTTAGTACAGGAATTGTAGCATCTTTAGGCAAAGAACAATTTTTGGCACTTTATTTAAGCAGTGGTGTCATTTCTAGTTTTGCTAGTCATTTCTATAAAGTTGTATTTGGTTTACCTGGTCTATCTGTAGGAGCT tCAGGTGCAATCATGGGTGTTCTTGGATTTGTCTGTACAGAGTATCCAGATACTCGTTTAGctatactttttcttcctatgTTCACATTTACTGCGAGTATG gcAATTAAAGTAACAATGACTCTAGACTTTACAGGCTGCGTATTAGGATGGAAATATTTTGATCATGCTGCACATTTAGGTGGTGCATTGTTCGGAAT ATTTTGGCAAGCTTGGGGCAATGCCAATATTTGGCGAAAACGGGAGCCAGTATTAATGTTTTGGCATGAATTACGAAATCCACGTAAATCACAATGA